One Kitasatospora sp. NBC_01287 DNA window includes the following coding sequences:
- a CDS encoding ISL3 family transposase, which yields MFSGLSALVVEGVTDEGEFIRVAARTPDDPVPCPMCGQLTGQVHGFHGRVIADVPVDGRRVVASVRVRRMVCPVLGCPRQTFREQVPGLIERYQRRTRRLADQLGMIVKELAGRAGARLSRVLACAISLSTALRLLMRQAIPPLRVPCVLGIDDFALKRRHRYATVIIDAETGERIDVLPDRTTKTLAAWLREHPGAEYVCRDGSASYGEAIRQALPEAVQVSDRWHLWSNLCGKVLAEVRSHATCWATAVNPLRPGGVREQTTRERWQQVHHLLGQGVGMLECARRLDVALNTVKRYARLKEPTGDRRAPRYKPTLVDPYREHLRRRRAENPAVPVTHLLREIKELGYTGSANLLVRYLTQGRAEGDRPVTTPQRFARLLLTRPENLRDKDTELLRELTTACPEMAGLARLTGEFAQLLTPAQGNDAKLTVWIASVRAVDLPHLRSFTNGLELDRAAVDAGLTTPHHNGRTEGVNTRTKRIMRQMHGRAGFDLLRHRILL from the coding sequence ATGTTTTCGGGACTGTCGGCCCTCGTCGTCGAGGGCGTGACGGATGAGGGCGAGTTCATCAGGGTGGCTGCGCGAACCCCGGACGATCCGGTGCCATGTCCGATGTGCGGGCAGCTGACGGGACAGGTTCACGGTTTCCACGGACGGGTGATCGCGGATGTGCCGGTGGACGGGCGGAGGGTCGTGGCGTCGGTGCGGGTGCGGCGCATGGTCTGCCCGGTCCTGGGCTGCCCGCGGCAGACATTTCGCGAGCAGGTCCCCGGCCTGATCGAGCGCTACCAGCGGCGCACGCGCCGGCTTGCCGACCAACTCGGCATGATCGTGAAGGAGTTAGCGGGCCGGGCGGGCGCCCGCCTCTCCCGCGTGCTGGCCTGCGCGATCTCCCTTTCAACCGCCCTGCGTCTGCTCATGCGCCAGGCGATCCCGCCACTGCGCGTGCCGTGCGTGCTCGGCATCGACGACTTCGCCCTCAAGCGCCGGCACCGCTATGCCACCGTGATCATCGACGCCGAGACCGGCGAACGGATCGACGTCCTGCCCGACCGCACCACCAAGACCCTGGCCGCATGGCTGCGCGAGCACCCCGGAGCCGAGTACGTCTGCCGCGACGGATCCGCCTCCTACGGTGAGGCGATCCGTCAGGCTCTCCCCGAAGCGGTGCAGGTCAGCGACAGATGGCATCTCTGGAGCAACCTGTGCGGCAAAGTCCTGGCCGAGGTCCGATCCCACGCCACCTGCTGGGCGACCGCGGTGAACCCCCTCCGGCCCGGAGGCGTACGCGAGCAGACCACCCGCGAGCGCTGGCAGCAGGTCCACCATCTGCTCGGTCAAGGCGTGGGCATGCTCGAATGCGCCCGCCGCCTCGACGTCGCCCTGAACACCGTCAAGCGGTACGCCCGCCTGAAGGAACCCACCGGCGACCGCCGCGCACCCCGCTACAAGCCCACGCTCGTCGACCCCTACCGCGAACACCTGCGCCGGCGCCGGGCCGAGAACCCCGCGGTGCCCGTCACCCACCTCCTGCGCGAGATCAAGGAGTTGGGCTACACCGGCAGCGCGAACCTCCTGGTCCGCTACCTCACCCAGGGTCGCGCCGAGGGCGACAGGCCTGTCACCACCCCGCAGCGCTTCGCCCGCCTCCTCCTCACCCGCCCCGAGAACCTGCGCGACAAGGACACCGAACTGCTGCGTGAACTCACCACGGCCTGCCCCGAGATGGCAGGACTCGCCCGTCTGACAGGAGAGTTCGCGCAACTGCTGACGCCGGCCCAGGGCAACGACGCCAAGCTCACCGTCTGGATCGCGTCAGTTCGCGCTGTCGACCTGCCCCACCTGCGCTCCTTCACGAACGGCCTGGAACTCGACCGGGCCGCTGTCGACGCCGGACTCACCACCCCGCACCACAACGGCCGCACCGAGGGCGTCAACACACGAACCAAAAGGATCATGAGGCAGATGCACGGCCGAGCCGGCTTCGACCTCCTCCGGCACCGCATCCTTCTATAG
- a CDS encoding S9 family peptidase, which yields MNRNGALEVARGFAALLRAEHFDQSVELFAPPLRAAVSSELLRLAWAAEAAGRGGVQAVQEPEVEAGDADPVRVRIAITCADGSFTVVTSVGGDGLLHGLRLDPHGGAVWQPPHYARQDRFTEREVLLGTGPLAVPGTLTLPDGPGPWPAAILLAGAGSFDRDETSGPNKPLKDLAWGLASRQVAALRFDKPTFAHPDRLPSAFTMADEYLPPALAAVQLLRQQPEVDPDRIHLLGHSMGGKVAPRIAAVDPSIAGLVLLAADAQPMHHAALRVARRFAALTPGPGTDQAVASLARKAELVAGPELTPDTPPELLPLGLSAAYWLDLRAYDPPATAAALTHPMLILQGGRDYQVTVTDDLALWQRALAHRPQVRIRIHQDLDHLFFPGSGDPTPADYAKPGHVAPAVVDEIVTWLAVR from the coding sequence ATGAACAGGAATGGGGCACTGGAGGTGGCGCGCGGCTTCGCCGCTCTGCTGCGGGCCGAGCACTTCGACCAGAGCGTGGAACTCTTCGCGCCCCCACTGCGGGCCGCGGTCTCCTCCGAGCTGCTGCGCCTGGCCTGGGCGGCCGAGGCTGCCGGGCGCGGCGGGGTCCAGGCGGTCCAGGAGCCGGAGGTCGAGGCCGGCGATGCGGACCCGGTCCGCGTGCGCATCGCGATCACCTGCGCCGACGGCAGCTTCACCGTGGTCACATCAGTGGGTGGCGATGGCCTGCTGCACGGGCTACGACTCGATCCGCACGGTGGCGCCGTGTGGCAGCCGCCGCATTACGCGCGGCAGGACCGCTTCACCGAACGGGAAGTCCTGCTCGGGACGGGGCCACTGGCCGTGCCCGGCACGCTCACCCTCCCCGACGGTCCCGGCCCGTGGCCCGCCGCCATCCTGCTCGCCGGCGCCGGCTCCTTCGACCGGGACGAGACCAGCGGCCCGAACAAGCCGCTCAAGGACCTCGCCTGGGGACTCGCCTCCCGTCAGGTGGCCGCGTTGCGCTTCGACAAGCCGACCTTCGCCCACCCGGACCGCCTTCCCTCCGCCTTCACCATGGCCGACGAGTACCTGCCTCCCGCGCTCGCCGCCGTCCAACTGCTCCGGCAGCAACCCGAGGTGGACCCCGACCGGATCCATCTGCTCGGCCACAGCATGGGCGGCAAGGTGGCGCCTCGGATCGCCGCCGTCGATCCGTCGATCGCAGGCCTCGTGCTGCTCGCCGCGGACGCGCAGCCGATGCACCATGCGGCCCTGCGGGTGGCCCGCCGCTTCGCCGCCCTCACCCCCGGCCCCGGTACCGACCAGGCGGTGGCCTCGCTCGCCCGCAAGGCCGAGCTGGTGGCGGGACCTGAACTCACCCCCGACACACCGCCCGAACTTCTGCCCCTGGGCCTCTCCGCCGCCTACTGGCTCGATCTGCGCGCCTACGACCCGCCGGCCACGGCAGCCGCACTGACCCACCCGATGCTGATCCTGCAGGGCGGGCGGGACTACCAGGTCACCGTCACCGACGACCTGGCACTCTGGCAGCGGGCCCTGGCCCACCGGCCCCAGGTGAGGATCCGGATCCACCAAGATCTCGACCACCTCTTCTTCCCCGGCAGTGGCGATCCCACCCCAGCCGACTACGCCAAGCCAGGACACGTCGCTCCGGCAGTGGTGGACGAGATCGTGACCTGGCTGGCGGTGCGGTAG
- a CDS encoding helix-turn-helix domain-containing protein, which translates to MDSLKLLAHPIRLRIVHAMGGGRLLTTAQLCARIPEASKATVYRHIDLLVSGGILEVAEEHRVRGAVERHYRLRQDRAVIGAEVVRALTPEDHRQAFATAMTALLAEFNAYLDRGKADPVADQVGYRQHALWLSPAELAELISELRAAIVPRLANSPGPERAQYLLSPIHFPVEAPQ; encoded by the coding sequence ATGGACTCCCTGAAACTGCTCGCCCACCCCATCCGGCTGCGGATCGTGCACGCGATGGGCGGTGGAAGGCTGCTGACCACCGCTCAGCTGTGCGCGCGCATCCCGGAAGCCTCCAAGGCCACCGTCTACCGGCACATCGATCTGCTGGTGAGCGGCGGGATCCTGGAGGTGGCCGAGGAGCACAGGGTGCGTGGGGCGGTGGAAAGGCACTATCGGCTGCGCCAGGACCGGGCCGTCATCGGGGCCGAGGTGGTCCGTGCGCTCACTCCTGAAGACCATCGGCAGGCGTTCGCCACCGCGATGACCGCCCTGCTGGCCGAATTCAATGCCTACCTCGACCGTGGGAAGGCGGATCCCGTGGCCGACCAGGTGGGCTACCGGCAGCACGCCCTCTGGCTCAGCCCGGCGGAACTGGCGGAGCTGATCAGCGAGCTACGTGCGGCCATCGTGCCGAGGCTGGCCAACTCGCCCGGCCCCGAGCGTGCACAGTACCTGCTCAGCCCGATCCACTTCCCGGTGGAAGCCCCGCAGTAG
- a CDS encoding MFS transporter: MSGPLTEDAADAEDAEDAEDAADAREAGRASSLWRNRDFNLLWTGQCLSDVGSAMSDLALPLLVFQLTGSPTQAGLVGTAGLAVATTCRLPAGVLVDRFDRRRLMILCDVVRLVVYAALACAVVAGKATLALILVVVAGSAAASVVFTTAEFAAVRSLVRPDQLVTAVARNEARSYGSSLAGPPLGGLLFGLGRALPFLGNALSFLLSLSALLCIRRPLQQPRPDPASDPASVPASVPGGTWWQGPRFVLGNPFLRSLIVIAAPLNMAFTGMIFALTISLRRSGLPPVLVGLVTMTIGVGGLLGAFTAPALQRRLRLPTLIRVICWSTAALMALSVLLSTGIAAAVPLAVAVFLGPAANAALFGYQAAVTPDHLQGRVVSVVLLAATSATALAPALAGVLLSHVAGRTAMLAFPLLVVAAAVVATFGGGIRSMSRRP; this comes from the coding sequence GTGAGCGGACCGCTCACCGAGGACGCCGCGGACGCCGAGGACGCCGAGGACGCCGAGGATGCTGCCGACGCGCGGGAGGCCGGCCGGGCATCGAGCCTGTGGCGCAACCGTGACTTCAACCTGCTCTGGACCGGGCAGTGTCTCTCGGACGTGGGCAGCGCCATGTCCGACCTGGCGCTGCCCCTCCTGGTGTTCCAGCTGACCGGCTCCCCGACGCAGGCCGGCCTGGTCGGCACCGCCGGCCTCGCCGTCGCGACGACCTGTCGGCTGCCGGCCGGGGTCCTGGTCGACCGCTTCGACCGGCGCCGACTGATGATCCTCTGCGACGTCGTGCGGCTGGTCGTGTACGCGGCCCTCGCCTGTGCGGTGGTCGCGGGGAAGGCCACCCTGGCCCTGATCCTGGTGGTGGTGGCCGGGAGCGCCGCTGCTTCGGTGGTCTTCACCACCGCTGAGTTCGCCGCGGTCCGCAGCCTGGTGCGGCCGGATCAGCTCGTCACCGCCGTCGCCCGCAACGAGGCGCGGTCGTACGGCAGTTCGCTCGCGGGGCCGCCCCTGGGGGGCCTGCTGTTCGGGCTGGGCAGGGCGCTGCCGTTCCTCGGCAACGCCCTGAGCTTCCTGCTCTCGTTGTCGGCTCTGCTGTGCATCCGCCGACCCCTCCAGCAGCCCCGCCCCGACCCGGCCTCCGACCCGGCCTCCGTCCCTGCCTCCGTCCCGGGCGGAACCTGGTGGCAGGGGCCGCGGTTCGTGCTGGGCAACCCCTTCCTGCGGTCGCTGATCGTGATCGCCGCCCCGCTCAACATGGCCTTCACCGGCATGATCTTCGCGTTGACCATCTCGCTGCGACGCTCGGGACTGCCGCCGGTGCTGGTCGGCCTGGTCACCATGACCATCGGGGTGGGCGGTCTCCTCGGTGCCTTCACCGCTCCGGCCCTGCAACGGCGGCTGCGTCTGCCGACGCTGATCAGGGTGATCTGCTGGTCCACCGCCGCGCTGATGGCGCTCAGCGTGCTGCTCTCCACCGGCATCGCGGCCGCGGTTCCGCTGGCCGTGGCGGTCTTCCTCGGTCCTGCTGCCAACGCGGCCCTGTTCGGATACCAGGCGGCCGTCACCCCGGACCACCTCCAGGGCCGGGTGGTCAGCGTGGTCCTCCTCGCGGCCACCTCCGCGACCGCCCTGGCACCTGCTCTCGCGGGAGTCCTGCTGTCCCATGTCGCCGGCCGTACGGCGATGCTGGCCTTCCCCCTGCTGGTGGTCGCCGCCGCGGTGGTGGCCACGTTCGGCGGCGGCATCAGGTCCATGTCCCGCCGGCCGTGA
- a CDS encoding GNAT family N-acetyltransferase: protein MTPALRTERLDFIPYRPEDEDAFVALLRTEEVCHWMGQELAPESELRVLFRAIGTDVYPEDLFDVWGLWLDGRYAGHAELKKTGNVDGYEMITALAPEFWGRGLGTEVVRGLLRHGADHLGLKEAYGMVGAENTASLEMCRRLGFRHLRDVVGDDGSVTKMLVVSTQDPT from the coding sequence ATGACCCCTGCCCTGCGCACCGAGCGCCTCGACTTCATCCCCTACCGGCCCGAGGACGAGGACGCCTTCGTCGCTCTGCTGCGCACCGAGGAGGTGTGCCACTGGATGGGCCAGGAACTCGCACCCGAGTCGGAGCTCCGCGTGTTGTTCCGCGCGATCGGGACCGACGTGTACCCCGAAGACCTGTTCGACGTGTGGGGCCTGTGGCTGGACGGGAGGTACGCGGGCCACGCGGAGCTGAAGAAGACCGGAAACGTCGACGGCTACGAAATGATCACCGCGCTCGCCCCCGAGTTCTGGGGCCGGGGGCTGGGCACCGAGGTGGTCCGGGGCCTGCTGCGCCACGGCGCGGACCACCTCGGGCTGAAGGAGGCGTACGGCATGGTGGGCGCGGAGAACACCGCGAGCCTGGAGATGTGCCGGCGTCTGGGTTTCCGCCACCTGCGCGATGTCGTCGGCGACGACGGCTCGGTGACGAAGATGCTGGTCGTCTCCACGCAGGATCCGACGTGA
- a CDS encoding MbtH family NRPS accessory protein, with product MDENTRYQVLRNDEEQYSLWPLDIEVPAGWHSVGKEGTEAECTAYVDEVWTDMRPRSLRERMADTEA from the coding sequence ATGGACGAGAACACCCGCTACCAGGTGCTGCGCAACGACGAGGAGCAGTACTCGCTCTGGCCCCTCGACATCGAGGTGCCCGCGGGCTGGCACAGCGTCGGCAAGGAGGGCACCGAAGCGGAGTGCACCGCCTACGTCGACGAGGTCTGGACCGACATGCGACCGCGGAGCCTGCGCGAGCGCATGGCGGACACCGAGGCCTGA